GCATCGAGCCCTTCCCAACGGCCAAAACTTTTTTCTCTAAATCTAGGATCATGTATTACTTCTGCAGTATAAGCATTTGCTTCAGTTATAATTTGAGTTGTTACCATGGTTCTTTTAACAGCACTTGTATAAATCTTATCCGGGATAAAGTTATTTTGTTCTAGCTTCCTTGCTAAGTCCAGAGCCTGCTCTTTTCCCAACGCAGTTAAATCAGGGTCCAATTCACCGTAGAATTTCTTTCCCACATTCAAAGTTGTTTGACCATGTCTTGCCATAACTAAACGCATCTATTATTACTCCTATACTTTTCCGCAAAAATTATAAAATCAAGTGAATATAATTAATCACATTATTGATTATTAATAAGGCTAAAACAAAGACAACATTAACAATCTGACATGTAGCACCCAGAGTATCTCCAGTCATTCCATTAATCTTTTTGTGCACGAATAATTTATAACCGTACAATACTAGACAAGTAATTAGATATGCAACTATTGCTTTCCATGAGAATATTAGGGGCATTATTACTAAGCTTAAAACTTGAGAGATTATTATCTGATATTTAGGGATATTTTCAGAAATTTTACCTTGTCCCTGCTCGTTAGCATACTTGTAATTCCAGTGCATAAAAGCCATACCTGCTTTAGATACCATATAAATACCGGCAACATATATAGCAGCTGGAATAATATTTCCTAGTTGAACAATAGCATTTGGCATAAATAATTGAGTTAGAAGTTCTTTTAAAGCAAAGAAAAACAACATAACATAGGATATAAGAGCAACTGTACCGAAACTACCTATCCTAGAATCTCGCATAATCTCTTTCATTCTTTCTGGACTTCTACCTGAGAACAAACCATCAGCAGTGTCAGCTAAACCATCAAAATGCAAAGCTCCGGAAATCATCGCATCCATTACAATTAAAATAACTACAGAAATTTCTAATGACTTCAATAAAAATAAACTCAATCCAAAAATAATTCCCAGCAAGCCACCATAGATCAGACCAAAAATCGGCAAGAACCATATACTATTTTTAAAAGTTTTCTCAAAATCTTTAAATTCATATTTTATAGGTATTCTAGTAAAAAACAGTAGATATACCATGAAACCATCTAGCATTTTATTTTCTCCCTGCTTAGTTAATTCTTATAGTAACTAATTCTAGTTAAAATCAACTTTTCCCTATTAAACTAATCTTCCAATTACTCTCGCTTCTTTTTCTTTAAAACGCTCAAGTAAGGTGTCAGCTATGCTCTTTTCTACTGCCACCAACACAGTAGTTGCGGGGCCGGCAGATTTAATTAGATCCGAGTTGCCAATTAAATTTTCTTCCAATTCAAATTTCAAATTATTGCACTCAGCTAAAGTCTCGGCTTCATACAGAATTCCTCTAGATCCTACAGGAACAATCTCTCTAACTGCAGAGATGTCTCTTAACTGTTTAACATCTTCGTATTGGATCATTTTGTCCTCAAATTCCAGGACTTCTGGTCCAACGGACCTCCTACCAATCTGTATAACCAAATTATCCGCTTCAGCACGCTGGATTAAAATCTCTTTATTCAAAACTTCTCCTACTAGAAGTACTGATACACTAGTCATAGAAGTCGGCATATTCTCTTCTGTACTACCATTTTGCAAAATCTCTGGATACCCAGCTAAATCAAGTTCTGATTGTATACCCTCTAACATCGCCTGACCTGTAGGATTAATCTCATTTCCGATTAAATTGAATGTCATAGTAGGGTTCGTATTGACTGCTAATAATTCCAATAGAGCAACTCTAAGACAGTACCTTGCTGTAAGTTCTGGTGATACATTTAGATAATCTGAAGGCTTTTCACCACTGCTCGAGGAAGTATCACAGGAAAAAACTAAGCTCTTCTCCCCCAAATCCATAACCGTTAGATCTCTATATCTTTTAGTATTTTGCAAGTTGCTACCTCCAGGATAATATGCATTTGTTTACATTCATTGATAAAACAATTCGTATTTTTATATTATACTGAAGTTACAATTAAATGTTAAAGGACTAAATATGAAAAAATTCAAACAAAAAATAGCATTGGTATTAATATTATCCGCCAGCTTAATGATTTCTGCATGCAATACAAGAACTGGAGCTGAGATCGATGGTACTTCAGAAGGAGCTAATGAAATGAGTACTTCTGATTCTATGGAGGACGAAAACACCCATAAATTAACAGTACCTAATAAGAGCTCTAAGGATGCTACAGATAAATCCACGAAAACAACTGCTTCTAAATCAGATAAACCTGGTCTAACAGAGAGAAACAATACTAAAGACTCATCTGAAAAGTCTAATGAATCTGAAAATTCCCAAAAACTATCAAACAACTCAGTAAATTCTGAAGATAGTAAAGCAAGCAAAAGTAGTTCAAACAGTAATTTATCAAATAATGAAGATAATAAAAATACTGAAAAACCAAAAGATAGTTTAAGCTCTCAAAACAAGTATGATTTTACAGGTATTAAACTTGGGGCAAAAAATTTTAAACTACCTTTTTTCACAAAAGGTCTAATTGACCTAGGTTACGAGAGTACAAAAGCTGGTGAACTAGAGCAATATAGTTACGCTGTAGGTGTACCTTTCGTAAACAGTGAAGCTAGTGACGACATCGTTATTGTTGACATCATTAATCTTGAAGAAAAAGCTAGATCTGTAGACTCAGCACCTGTTTACTCTATTACAATTACTAACAAAGGAGTTTTCTCAGATATGGAATTAAGTAATGGTGTTAGGTTCAAATCAAAAGAAGATGACATTATCCAAGCCCACGCTAATGAATATAGCGATGTTGCTCGAATTAGTAGTAATAATAATGAAACTATTATTAGATTTAATTCTACAGAAAATAAAGATATTAATATTGAATATACTCTTGTAGATTCTGAGCTGATTAAAGTGAAAATTACTACTGATAAATTCTTAGCTCCACAATAATTGAATCGCATAATAAAATACTCTTGGAACTTTTATAAAGTCCAAGAGTATTTTTAACTTCTATTGTTTCTAAAATAAACAAAGTTCATTTGAAGATTTGCACTTAAGTTAATTAATCTTCACGTCTTTTTCTAACTGCTAACATCGCTCCTGCTACTGCTAATAAGAGTAATGATACTCCCATTGATATCTCTACTCTCTCACCTGTGGTTGGTGGTACTTTTGGAGTAGTTGTAGGACTGCTTACAGGTTTTGTACCACTTGTTGTCGGAGCAGTTGTGCCAGTTGTAGAGCTTGTAGTAGGTTCTGTGGTTGTAGTTGAGGTTGTTACCTCTGTTGTAGATGTTGAAGTTGTTGCTTCAGTAGTGGTTGTTGTAGTAGTTGGAGTAGGTTTATTTTCAATGGTAAATCCATCTTCTGCATTTCCACTAATTTTACTATCGTATCCTGTGATGTCTTTTTCTTTTACAGAGTACTCTAGTTCTACTCCATTATTTTCTTTTGGAAGATTTTTAAATACAGTTTTCCATTCTGCTTTTGCATCTATTGTTCTTGTTTCTACAACAAATTCTTCATTTGAACCTTTTAGTTTAGCTATCAACTGAACTTCGATAGATTCTGGTCTAGTTTTATCTTTATTGTTATTATCATCCCAGACTTTACTTACTGCTATTTCAGTTAAGTCATTTTCTACACCAAATGTTACAGTACCGTTAGATCCAATACCACCACCTCTGGTTGCTGATTTATTTCCAGAGATAATTACTTTGCCTAGTTTTTTTGCTAGATCATTTGCTTGTTCTGCTGTGTGTAAAGCCAACTTCTGATCATGTTCTGTTAATGTTCCTTTATGATCTTCTAGTTTAAGAAATGAGTTATCTTCATTTTGCCATCTATATGGATTTCCACCAAGCATTCTATCTGCTATTTCATATTCAGGATTACCTGCATGACCACCGTATTCTTTAGGATTTGTATTACTATATATATAAACTTCATTTCCTAATTCACTTGCATTATTGCCATATAGAGCAACTCCATTAGTTACATAAACTTTTGTCAAAGATACAGGACAAGATGCATACCCTGCTCCATCAAAATCAGAATAGTTATCTGTAACTATAGCATTTCTTAAATATAGTTCTCCATTATAAAAATTAAATCCAGGTCCAAACCCATTAACATAAATACCTCCACCACCAAAAGCATGATTCATTTTACCAGTGCCTTGCATAGTGTTATTAGTAATTCGACCAGAATTTATATATGCTTTATTCCTATAGCTAGAATATCCTGCTTGTATGAATATTCCACCACCACAAGCACCAGATTCATTAGAGTCTATAGTTCCACCATCCATGTTTAGTGTATTATTTCCATCTGTAGTAGCACCTTGAGAACCTATGGCAATTCCACCACCAGTTTCTTGAGAATAATTATTTTGCACTACAGCATTGCCTGAAATATTAAGAACCCCTACATTATCGACACATATTCCACCACCGGAAGCAGCATAGTTTGTTGAGCTTTTTGTTACTAACCCAGATAGAGCTTCATTATTCTCAATCACACCACCTGTAAAGTTAAATGTGCCTCTTTTTTGGACAGATACACCACCACCAAATGTAGCATTATTGTTTTTTATGATACCTGAACTCATATTCAAAGTACCAGAATTTACAAAAACAGCTCCACCCTTGGTAGATCTGTCAACATTCTCACCAGTAGCAATTTTATTATTTTCTAAAATTGTATTTTCACCTATATTTAATGTTCCTATTACCTCTATAAGAGATTCTTTACTGTCTGTTGCATTTTCACTATTACCATTTATTGTGATATTAGTTAATGTAGAACTACTTTCTTTCTTAACTCTAAAAAGATAATTATTATAATCACTTGCTCTATAAACCTTAGCATTAGTTCCTTTTAGAGATATATCACCTTCTAAATCAACAGTCCCAGAAATATAGATATTTTTTATATTTAAATCATCGCTTGCCAACTCTTTAGCTTTAGCAAAAGTCTTGACCGCAGTGGCTGTACTTTTACCATCATTATCATCATTTCCTGCTTTGCCATCTAGATAAATTTCACCAAAAGCTTCTGCTGTACCTTGAGCCTCTGCATTAAGAGTAGTACTGCCAAAAACTAGCAATAAACCCAAGACAACAGATATGACAGAAATCAAACTGTACTTTTTAATCTTACTCATACCAAAAATTCTCCCTTTTCCTCTACCAATTTCATATTCAATCAATATTAATTCAATACAAAATCAATTAAATAAATTATTCATTAACGAAAAACAAATTATATCATAAATTCTATTTCTTCAGGGAAGAATAAATTAGGGAAACCCTTTAACTATCAAGAAAAACTAACCTAAGCCACCTGTAAACTAGAATTAATTTTATTCACAATCTCAACTAATTCTTTTATTTGTTGA
Above is a window of Fastidiosipila sanguinis DNA encoding:
- the cobS gene encoding adenosylcobinamide-GDP ribazoletransferase, with amino-acid sequence MLDGFMVYLLFFTRIPIKYEFKDFEKTFKNSIWFLPIFGLIYGGLLGIIFGLSLFLLKSLEISVVILIVMDAMISGALHFDGLADTADGLFSGRSPERMKEIMRDSRIGSFGTVALISYVMLFFFALKELLTQLFMPNAIVQLGNIIPAAIYVAGIYMVSKAGMAFMHWNYKYANEQGQGKISENIPKYQIIISQVLSLVIMPLIFSWKAIVAYLITCLVLYGYKLFVHKKINGMTGDTLGATCQIVNVVFVLALLIINNVINYIHLIL
- a CDS encoding Cna B-type domain-containing protein; protein product: MSKIKKYSLISVISVVLGLLLVFGSTTLNAEAQGTAEAFGEIYLDGKAGNDDNDGKSTATAVKTFAKAKELASDDLNIKNIYISGTVDLEGDISLKGTNAKVYRASDYNNYLFRVKKESSSTLTNITINGNSENATDSKESLIEVIGTLNIGENTILENNKIATGENVDRSTKGGAVFVNSGTLNMSSGIIKNNNATFGGGVSVQKRGTFNFTGGVIENNEALSGLVTKSSTNYAASGGGICVDNVGVLNISGNAVVQNNYSQETGGGIAIGSQGATTDGNNTLNMDGGTIDSNESGACGGGIFIQAGYSSYRNKAYINSGRITNNTMQGTGKMNHAFGGGGIYVNGFGPGFNFYNGELYLRNAIVTDNYSDFDGAGYASCPVSLTKVYVTNGVALYGNNASELGNEVYIYSNTNPKEYGGHAGNPEYEIADRMLGGNPYRWQNEDNSFLKLEDHKGTLTEHDQKLALHTAEQANDLAKKLGKVIISGNKSATRGGGIGSNGTVTFGVENDLTEIAVSKVWDDNNNKDKTRPESIEVQLIAKLKGSNEEFVVETRTIDAKAEWKTVFKNLPKENNGVELEYSVKEKDITGYDSKISGNAEDGFTIENKPTPTTTTTTTEATTSTSTTEVTTSTTTTEPTTSSTTGTTAPTTSGTKPVSSPTTTPKVPPTTGERVEISMGVSLLLLAVAGAMLAVRKRRED